The Megalobrama amblycephala isolate DHTTF-2021 linkage group LG1, ASM1881202v1, whole genome shotgun sequence genome segment GCCGGCAGAAATGAAGAACAGCTGAAACGAATCAGCAAAGATGAACAGGGAGGggaattaaaacagaaaacaaagaaacaatcAAACCTGGCTCATGACAGTACCCCTCCCCCAAGGAGCGCCCCCTTGTGCTCCAGAGGAAGAGGACTGGCGAGACTGAAGGAAGTCATCAATGAGCGAGCGGTCCAGGATGTCCCGGGCTGAAATCCAGCTCCTCTCCTCGGGACCGTAACCCTCCCAATCGACCAGATACTGGTAACCGCGCCCCCAGCGGCACAAGTCCAGCAATTTCCTAACCCTGTAGACAGGGGAACCCTCGACAAGAACCGGACAACGGGTGGGTCGGGCGGGAGCGCGAACAACGTTCTTAATACAAGAAACGTAGAAGACAGGGTGGACGTGGAGCCAATTTGCGGGATTCGCATTGCAGGGGCAAATCCTGAGTGGACAACCACACTTTTGACCGCAAACGTATCTGGGTGCTTTGATTCGACGGCGATTGGCAGTACGATGAGTGCGCTCTCTGTTGCGACATAAAGCGGATCTCACTGTCCTCCAGATGCGTTGGCAACGACGGATAAACGCCTGGACGAAAGGAACAGAGGCTTCAGTCTCCTGGGAGGGAAACAGAGGAGGCTGATAGCCAAGAGATGACTGAAACGGTGATAACCCTGTGGCTGAAGAGGGGAGAGAATTATGGACATACTCGACCGATGGTAACAGCTCGCTCCAGGACGAGGGGTTGCGAAAGGCCAAAGTACGGAGCATACGACCCAAAATCTGGTTAGTGCGTTCAGCTTGCCCATTTGTCTGAGGATGGAATCCTGACGACAAGCTGGCCAAAGCACCACTTTGCCGGCAGAATTCCCTCCAGAATTGAGATGCAAATTGAGGGCCTCTGTCCGAGACAATGTCCGAGGGAAGACCATGTAGACGAAAGACGTGCTCGATGACAACTTGGGCTGTTTCTTTAGCAGAGGGGAGTTTACAGAGCGGAACGAAGTGTGGTCTACAATAGTAAGGATGACCATGTTATTGGCTTATGCCGGAAGACTGGTAATGAAATCCATGGCGATATGAGACCATGGACGAGATGGAATCGGGAGAGGTCTAAGAAATCCCGCGGGAGGAGAATTATTCGACTTAGTCTGTGCGCAAATAGCACACGAAGCAACAAACCGGCACACGTCACGGGCCCTTGAGGGAGGAGGTTGTAAATGAGCCAAAACAAATGTCTGTAGAAACATGCCCATTCAACTTAACATCTGTACCATGAAAAGTATCAAAGcatctattttgttttttctttagaaTCTGTATCGCATCTGTTAACAAAAAGTGAAGTGAATACCATTTGTATGTCATTTTTCTGTAGTTTTGTTTGCCATTACGAGTGTCATTGTTGAATTTAGGATAAATATTAAAAGTTGGGTGAGTGTACaagtgctggtcatataattagaatatcatcaaaaatgtaatttatttcaccaattccattcaaaaagtgaaacttgtatattatattcattcattacacaaagactgatatatttcaaatgtctatttcttttaattttgattattataactgacaactaaggaaaatcccaaattcagtatatcagaaaatttgaatattgttaaaaggttcaatattgaagacagctggtgccacactctaatcagctaattaactcaaaacacctgcaagggcctttaaatggtctctcagtctagttctgttggctacacaatcatggggaagactgctgacttgacagttgtccaaaagacgaccattgacacttgcacaaggagggcaagacacaaaaggtcattgcaaaagaggctggctgttcacagagctctgtgtccaagcacattaatagagaggtgaagcgaaggaaaagatgtggtagaaaaaaagtgtacaagcaatagggataaccgcaccctggagaggattgtgaaacaaaacccattcaaaaatgtggggtagattcacaaagagtggactgcagctggagtcagtgcttcaagaaccactacgcacagacgtatgcaagacatgggtttcagctgttgcattccttgtgtcaagccactcttgaacaacagacagcgtcagaagcatctCGCCTGTGCTAATGACAAAAatgactggactgctgctgagtggtccaaagttatgttctctgatgaaagtaaattttgcatttcctttggaaatcagggtcccagagtctggaggaagagaggagaggcacacaatccacgttgcttgaggtccagtgtaaagtttccacagtcagtgatggtttggggtgccatgtcatctgttGGTGTTGgaccactgtgttttctgaggtccaaggtcaatgcagccgtataccaggaatttttagagcacttcatgcttcctgctgctgaccaactttatggagatgcagatttcattttccaacaggacttggcacctgcacacagtgccaaagctaccagtacctggtttaaggaccacggtatccctgttcttaattgaccagcaaactcacctgaccttaaccccatagaaaatctatggggtattgtgaagaggaagatgcgatatgccagacccaacaatgcagaagaggccactatcagagcaacctgggctctcataacacctgagcactgccacagactgatcgactccatgccacgccgcattgctgcagtaattcaggcaaaaggagccccaactaagtattgagggctgtacatgctcatacttttcatgttcatacttttcaatTGGCCAAGATTTATAATAATCCTTTCTTTGTactggtcttaagtaatattctaattttctgagatactgaatttgggattttctttagttgtcagttataatcatcaaaattaaaagaaataaacatttgaaatatatcagtctgtgtgtaatgaatgaatatcatatacaagtttcactttttaaatggaattagtgaaataaaccaactttttgatgatattctaattatatgaccagtaCCTGTATTGGTCATCGACAGAATTCAGTGCCATATCCAATGGAAATATCTGTCCTTCGGCAGCTCTGTGATCCTGCAGCAACAGGAATCATAATGATCAATCATCAGTATTCTTCATGTCTGTAATATTCATACTAGAACACAAGCTTACCTGTCCTAGAGCAGCTAAAATGAGAAAAATAGCTTCAATGATCAGCAGCATCTTGATTCAGTCAAATCCCTCTGATGATCTAATAGACCTGAAGAACAGATGCTGAAAGACAACCAGAAACACAACAGCCTTTCACAAATACTAAATCAATATCACTTTTATAGGAATATGTGCATAGATTTGCACAATGAAGGTCTATGTGCTGTTTCACACTCATACATCACTCATTCAGATGTCTATTTCATATTTCTTAAGCGTCTTTAAGATGTACAGTATATAGTTTATGTAAATCCACTTTGGAGGAGTACGTGTGCTTACTGGAGCTCCCCTGTTAGCTATACATAATAAAACTTATTTTTACAGCAAAATCACAACTATACTATTActggggtgtgtttcccgaaagcattgttagccaactatggtcatAAGTCCCATTTAATCTATTGGTAATGACGAAATTTGCGACTTGGTTCACTTTGGGAACCCCACCCCTGTCTAGCATCTTTACACCAACAGTTCAACAGTTTActctacagtagttcaacaaaTGCAATTGAAGGAACCATATTTTGGTTTGtaatacatttgaaaacacCCACATTGCTGTTGTCTTCCATGTTCAATTATGACGTATCCTCTCCCGCAGCTTCCTGGGAAGGCCGGGATATAAAAGTATCCATCGATGAACATTTAAGAATCTGGGCAGAAGCAGTAAGCCATCCAGGAATATCTCGCCTACTGTTCTATGAATACAGAGGTTTCAGACATGCTACTGTTTTCATGTACTGTTTTctcctactatatagtaggtaaGTAGGCATATTCACATGCAACATTAGTATAAGCATATCCGAATCTTGTTGTAATTAGTACACCACCCAGATattttttgcctactcttttattagatccaatacccactaaattactgaaagaattgttacctgtagaagagcctcttctcaatattatcaatattatctttatctctaggtcacATCCCAAGACCattcaagctagcagttattaagcctctcattaagaaaccacaattagatccaaatgtattagcaaattacagacccatttcaaatcttccatttatgtctaaaatactagaaaaagagGTGTCGGCCCAAttgtgctccttcttgcaaaaaaacgctatctatgaaaaatttcagtcaggattcagatctcatcatagcacagaaactgcgctcgttaaaattacaaatgacttacttctagcttctgaccaaggctgtatctcaatactagtgttacttgatctcagtgctgcgttcgacactatagatcataaaatactcctagatcgactacaaaattacactggtattcagggccaggcattacggtggtttaggtcatatcagaccgtcacaattttgtctatctaaacggggaaaaatctaagataacgatagtaaactatggagttccgcaaggatcagtgttaggccctctgctattttcaatatacatgctgccactcggcaatattataagaaaacatggaattagtttccactgctatgccgatgatactcagttatatatttcaacacaaccagatgaaatctctaaattatctaatctgacagagtgtgttaaagaagtaaaacattggatgactagtaattttcttctattaaattcagataagactgaagtattatttattgggccaaaaacctgtacacagaatctctcagactacaatctgcatttagaaggatgtactgttactccatcctcggcagttaaagacctgggttttatattagacagcaacttgtcctttgaaaatcatatttcatatgttacaaaaacagccttcttccacctcagaaacattgctaagatacggaatatgttatctatttctgatgcagaaaagttagttcatgcattcatgacgtctcgactagattactgtaatgcattattagctggttgtcctgcttcctcaataaacaagctacaattagtaaatgcagcagctagagttcttaccaggtcaagaaaatatgatcatatatcaccaattttatcatctctacactggttacccattaagttctgtatcgattataaagtattgctaatgacctataaggctctaaatggtttagctcctgtgtaactgatctatcgccctacaatccttcacgctctttaagatcacaaaactctggacttctggttgtacctaggatatctaagtccactaaaggagggagagcgttttcacatttggctccgaaacgctggaatagccttcctgataatgttcggggctcagactcgctcacccagtttaaatctagattaaagacgcatctctttagccaagcattcacataatgcatctcataccagatcaattgcacatgactatctttgcttaatgttatgaacagcagctacgctaattgttctccattttcttttctgttttacctcgggacacccgtcctgaggtgactagagaggacaacagcttcagtttggatccagcctcttaagaagacctcagatgaccaacacctatgaagagaaggcgccaactcctgcgaggacttcagaagacgcaatcatctggatcaacatgcacattgcacaatttctatatcctaattattgttaatgtaattcatttttccaggaactcattgcttctacgttcagttaaactgctaacagtgattgtaaattaattgcctaaattattacattatttgctaactgcattctttaaatagtgatgttgacatgcattctctgtaaagctgctttgaattGATATGTATcatgaaaagtgctatacaaataaatgtgaattgaattgaattgataaGGATTCGGACATGCTATTTATTCACCTGCTGTAGGGAAGTATGCAGTTTCAAACACAGCCAGAGACAGCTGCAAGTGCATCACCAAACTACCTGCttaaatgtgcatgtttttttttttgtttttgtttttttgttttgcaatataATTTCAAGATGGAAGTATGTGAACATTCATAAATTATTACATGACTTTTTCAGCAttcttatctgtctgtctgtcttctgagttgtgtgtttatttaccTGCATTGTTGCTGCTGTCTTTGTGTTGTTTGTAATATTGTTTTTACtagtaatataaataaattacatttattgacacaataatttagttttttttattattattattagattaGATGGCATTTTAAACATTCAATCAAAACCTACATGTTCATGAAACAAGACCATGtgtaaaattaatgtaaaaaatatttttttaatccaaAGTACATTTACACAAAATGAGAACCAAAAAGATTCTTATAACTTTAAGTTTAGAAAAACTTATAGAAATAGAAATATAGAAATACAGTGTTCAGTAACAATGAGAAACATGTAAAATCTACAAGTTAACTATCAggtaaacacaaaataaaatgttcaaaattgGCAAAATATTAAAGAAAGCAGCATGATTTCCCCTGTTAAACAATGCACAGTTCAGGTCACTTGTTTTTCCAGTGCTGTTCAACACAAACACTGTCTCACACCAGAGATCTGGCTGATCTGTTCTGTTCCTGACAGCAGTGACTTTAAACGTCTCATATGGAGGAATTAGGACCTCTTTCTCATCAGGATACTTTGAATATTTTGTCAAATTAGCACCTTCACAGGTGTAGatttcaaaacaagatttatttcCAAAACCCTGTATTACCTTACGATCAAGAGAGGAGgatgaaaatgaactcaaacgAACCTCTTTGTTCTGAAcatcaaatttaacatttgtaCCACGATAAGTTACATAGCATctattttgtgttttcttcagaaTCTGGATCGCTTCTGTTAACAGAAAGTGAAGTGAATACCATTTGAATGTCCcctctttgtatttttgtttgtcaGTACGAGTGGCACTAGTGAAATTACTGTATAC includes the following:
- the LOC125260972 gene encoding ecto-ADP-ribosyltransferase 5-like; this translates as MLLIIEALLLILAALGQDHRAAAGKIYPLNMALNSVDDQYKGCSENMTHLVKTKYLEKEMSASAEFNKTWQEGEENATKAEDKLQQIHSVAIHVYTNKDSKVYSNFTSATRTDKQKYKEGTFKWYSLHFLLTEAIQILKKTQNRCYVTYRGTNVKFDVQNKEVRLSSFSSSSLDRKVIQGFGNKSCFEIYTCEGANLTKYSKYPDEKEVLIPPYETFKVTAVRNRTDQPDLWCETVFVLNSTGKTSDLNCALFNRGNHAAFFNILPILNILFCVYLIVNL